The proteins below come from a single Candida albicans SC5314 chromosome 7, complete sequence genomic window:
- the SHM1 gene encoding glycine hydroxymethyltransferase (Mitochondrial serine hydroxymethyltransferase; complements the glycine auxotrophy of an S. cerevisiae shm1 null shm2 null gly1-1 triple mutant; protein present in exponential and stationary growth phase yeast cultures), translating to MLSSTLRRSVRAQSKNLPAFARRAYAVSPSAQALISKSVQDVDPEMADILNQERTRQKNSITLIPSENFTSKAVMDLLGSEMQNKYSEGYPGERYYGGNEIIDKAEALCQKRALEAFGLDPSQWGVNVQPLSGAPANLYAYSAILEVGDRIMGLDLPHGGHLSHGYQTNTTKISYISKYFQTMPYRLNEETGIIDYDTLEKNAQLFRPKVIVAGASAYSRVIDYKRMRQIADKVGAYLLSDMAHISGLVSAGVTDSPFPYSDIVTTTTHKSLRGPRGAMIFFRKGIRKVTKKGKEIPYELERKINFSVFPGHQGGPHNHTISALAVALKQCTEPEYVKYQQEVVSNAKHFADALVSKGFKLVSDGTDTHLILVDLRSRNIDGARVEAVLERANIAANKNTVPGDVSALFPSGLRVGTPAMTTRGFGPEEFDKVAEFIDQAVNIAIELKAQEQGKVPKELLASFKKLADESDKVKQLDKEVVSWVSKYPVPGEL from the coding sequence ATGCTTTCATCTACGTTACGTCGTTCTGTGAGAGCTCAATCCAAGAATTTGCCAGCTTTTGCAAGAAGAGCCTATGCCGTTTCTCCATCTGCTCAAGCATTAATTTCCAAATCCGTTCAAGATGTTGACCCTGAGATGGCGgatattttgaatcaagAAAGAACCAGACAAAAGAACTCAATTACTTTGATTCCATCAGAGAATTTTACCTCTAAAGCAGTTATGGATTTGTTGGGTTCAGAAATGCAAAACAAATATTCTGAAGGGTACCCTGGAGAGAGATATTATGGGGGTAATGAAATAATCGATAAAGCTGAAGCATTATGTCAAAAAAGAGCTTTAGAAGCATTTGGATTGGACCCATCTCAATGGGGGGTTAATGTACAGCCATTATCTGGTGCTCCAGCCAATTTGTATGCTTATAGTGCAATTTTAGAAGTTGGTGACAGAATTATGGGTTTAGATTTACCTCATGGTGGTCATTTGTCTCATGGATATCAAACCAACACTACCAAGATTTCCTACATTTCCAAATACTTCCAAACCATGCCATATAGATTAAATGAAGAAACTGGTATAATTGATTACGATACTTTAGAAAAAAACGCTCAATTGTTTAGACCTAAAGTAATTGTTGCTGGTGCTTCAGCTTATTCTCGTGTCATTGACTACAAAAGAATGAGACAAATTGCTGATAAGGTTGGAGCTTACTTATTGTCCGATATGGCCCACATCTCTGGGTTAGTTTCTGCTGGTGTTACTGATTCACCATTCCCATATTCTGATATTGTCACCACTACTACCCATAAATCGTTGAGAGGACCAAGAGGAGCCATGATTTTCTTTAGAAAAGGAATCAGAAAGGTTACCAAAAAGGGTAAAGAAATTCCTTATGAATTGGAAAGAAAGATCAATTTCTCGGTTTTCCCAGGGCATCAAGGTGGTCCACATAATCATACTATTTCTGCTTTAGCAGTTGCTTTAAAACAATGTACTGAACCAGAATATGTTAAATACCAACAAGAAGTTGTTTCTAATGCCAAACATTTTGCTGATGCATTAGTCTCCAAGGGTTTCAAATTGGTTTCCGATGGTACTGATACTCATTTGATCTTGGTTGATTTAAGATCAAGAAATATTGATGGTGCTAGAGTTGAAGCTGTTTTGGAAAGAGCCAACATAGCTGCCAATAAAAACACCGTTCCTGGTGATGTATCAGCTCTTTTCCCATCAGGTTTAAGAGTTGGTACTCCAGCTATGACCACTAGAGGATTTGGGCCAGAAGAGTTTGATAAAGTTGCTGAATTCATTGATCAAGCCGTTAACATTGCCATTGAATTAAAAGCTCAAGAACAAGGTAAAGTACCAAAAGAATTATTGGcatcatttaaaaaattagcTGATGAAAGTGATAAAGTTAAACAATTAGATAAAGAAGTTGTCAGTTGGGTCAGTAAATATCCTGTCCCAGGTGAATTGTAA
- the PRR2 gene encoding Prr2p (Putative serine/threonine protein kinase; mutation confers resistance to 5-fluorocytosine (5-FC)), producing MMGFKKIFKVENQNSEYKFSRNDIKSSQLGKGITGSVDLYQSKTLPHFQYAVKTYHTKDIHESKKDYKTRVLYEYLILSKLSHCNIIKIYDYDVSFSGSTIKLFLELGTANLNQLIIKQTNTFNINEMLCIWKQITNAVNYLHELDICHRDLKLENVVFDVNYKLIKVIDFATAQKLNNNELSRGLVGSESYTAPETYSSIQYDGKSSDVWSLGIILCYLINKKQPWKSAMWSNSDYQQFINQDNFSQEPYFVDFPVESLLLTSQILEQDPLRRIKINDFFSDKWFSLIQYCGCGVAGGGIYNKTCGIDHGKSFRVKT from the coding sequence ATGATGGGGTTTAAGAAAATATTCAAGGttgaaaaccaaaactCAGAGTATAAGTTTTCCAGAAATGATATAAAGTCTAGTCAACTAGGGAAAGGGATTACCGGATCAGTTGACTTGTATCAATCTAAAACACTACCACATTTCCAATATGCTGTGAAAACATACCATACTAAAGATATTCACGAATCCAAAAAGGATTACAAAACCCGAGTGTTGTATGAATATCTAATACTATCGAAACTATCACACTGCaacattattaaaatttatgACTATGATGTATCGTTCTCTGGATCAACGATAAAACTATTCTTAGAATTGGGTACTGCCAATCTaaaccaattgataatcaaacaaacaaacaccTTCAACATAAACGAAATGTTGTGTATCTGGAAACAAATCACCAACGCTGTCAATTACTTGCATGAATTGGATATATGTCATCGAGATCTCAAATTAGAAAATGTGGTATTTGATGTTAATTATAAGTTGATCAAAGTGATTGATTTTGCAACTGCTCAAAAACTCAATAACAACGAATTATCCCGTGGCTTGGTAGGATCTGAGAGTTATACTGCTCCTGAAACATACTCATCAATACAGTATGATGGAAAATCAAGTGATGTATGGTCTTTGGGTATAATTTTGTGTTATCTAATTAACAAGAAACAACCATGGAAACTGGCAATGTGGAGTAACTCTGACTATCAgcaatttattaatcaagATAATTTTCTGCAAGAACcatattttgttgattttccAGTTGAATCGTTGTTATTGACGAGTCAAATCCTCGAACAAGATCCGTTGAGAcgaattaaaattaatgacTTCTTTAGTGATAAATGGTTTAGTCTTATTCAGtattgtggttgtggtgttgctggtggtggtatttACAACAAAACTTGTGGGATTGATCATGGGAAATCTTTCAGAGTCAAAACTTAG
- a CDS encoding aldo-keto reductase superfamily protein (Putative aldose reductase; protein level decreases in stationary phase cultures; Spider biofilm repressed) has product MTSHTHPVKLSRTFKTKSGDELSIGTGTGTKWKKDSKLDEINQELVDQILLAIKLGYRHIDTAEVYNTQAEVGEAIKQSGIPREQLWITTKYNPGWNDIKASSASPQESIDKALKQLGTDYIDLYLIHQPFFTEENTHGYSLIDTWKVLIEAKKQGKIREIGVSNFAIKHLEALKEVSEPEFYPVVNQIESHPFLQDQSKNITKYSQENNILVEAFSPLTPASRLDANPLTEYLEELSKKYNKSLGQLLLRYTLQRGILPITTSAKENRIKESLDVFDFELTKEEFDKITEIGNANPHRVFFHEAFKDL; this is encoded by the coding sequence ATGACTTCACATACCCATCCTGTTAAATTAAGTAGAACATTTAAGACAAAATCCGGTGATGAACTTTCAATTGGAACTGGTACCGGTACCAAATGGAAAAAAGATTCAAAATTGGACGAAATCAATCAAGAATTGgttgatcaaattttgttgGCCATAAAGTTGGGATATAGACACATTGATACTGCTGAAGTTTATAATACCCAAGCAGAAGTTGGTGAAGCAATTAAACAATCGGGTATTCCAAGGGAACAGCTTTGGATCACTACCAAATACAACCCTGGTTGGAATGATATTAAGGCAAGTAGTGCCAGTCCCCAAGAATCAATTGACAAAGCATTGAAACAATTAGGAACtgattatattgatttatatttgattcatcaaCCTTTTTTCACTGAGGAAAACACACATGGCTATTCTTTAATTGACACATGGAAAGTATTAATTGAAGCCAAAAAACAAGGTAAGATAAGAGAAATTGGGGTTTCTAATTTCGCTATTAAACACTTGGAAGCATTAAAAGAGGTTTCTGAACCTGAATTTTACCCAGTAGTCAACCAGATTGAGAGTCATCCGTTCTTACAAGATCAATCGAAGAACATCACCAAGTACTCTcaagaaaacaatattttggTGGAAGCATTTTCTCCATTGACCCCGGCATCAAGACTCGATGCCAACCCATTGACCGAGTACTTGGAAGAGTTGCTGAAAAAGTATAACAAGTCCCTTggtcaattattattgagATACACTTTACAAAGAGGTATTTTACCAATCACCACCTCGGCTAAAGAAAATAGAATCAAGGAATCCTTAGATGTATTCGATTTTGAATTAACTAAGGAGGAATTTGACAAGATAACCGAAATTGGTAATGCCAATCCTCATCGTGTCTTTTTCCATGAAGCATTTAAAGATTTATAG
- the CPY1 gene encoding carboxypeptidase C (Carboxypeptidase Y; transcript regulated at yeast-hypha transition or macrophage response; induced human neutrophils; regulated by Gcn2 and Gcn4; putative N-glycosylation), translating to MKLSKSTLIATLALTATSTNALVVQNPFSNIQQALKLDLSYDKLTSKLTDTFEQGKANIISTIAKVMNEPLDGLTPEIKNIWSEMLMKFPNSITELNFKAPPKKGKITTQQFDFHVTDAQVPNHKLRIKSTPKDLGIDTVKQYSGYLDVVDEDKHFFYYFFESRNDPKNDPVILWLNGGPGCSSLTGLFFELGPSSIDKNLKPVYNPHSWNANASVIFLDQPINVGYSYSSQSVSNTIAAGKDVYAFLQLFFKNFPEYANLDFHIAGESYAGHYIPAFASEILTHPERNFNLTSVLIGNGLTDPLVQYEYYEPMACGEGGEPSVLEPEECDGMLNSLPRCLSLIESCYESGSVWSCVPATIYCNNGQMGPYQKTGRNVYDIRTMCEGSSLCYSQLEYIDQYLNLPEVKKALGAEVDEYQSCNFDINRNFMFAGDWMKPYQKNVIDLLEKELPVLIYAGDKDFICNWLGNQAWTNRLEWSGSKGFSKAPVKTWKVGKNAAGEVKNYKHFTFLRVFGGGHMVPYDQPENALDMVNRWISGDYKY from the coding sequence ATGAAGTTATCAAAATCCACTTTAATTGCCACTTTGGCATTGACAGCTACTTCTACCAATGCTTTGGTTGTTCAAAACCCATTTAGCAACATTCAACAAGCATTGAAATTGGACTTATCTTATGATAAATTGACTTCAAAATTGACTGACACTTTTGAGCAAGGTAAGGCTAATATTATCAGCACCATTGCTAAAGTTATGAATGAACCATTAGATGGGTTAACCCCAGAAATTAAGAACATCTGGCTGGAAATGTTGATGAAGTTCCCAAACTCCATCACcgaattgaatttcaaagcaccaccaaaaaaggGTAAAATTACTACtcaacaatttgatttccaTGTCACTGATGCCCAAGTTCCAAACCACAAGTTaagaattaaatcaacCCCAAAGGATTTAGGTATCGATACCGTTAAACAGTATTCAGGTTATTtggatgttgttgatgaagataaacACTTTTTCTACTATTTCTTTGAAAGTAGAAACGACCCTAAGAACGACCCAGTTATTTTGTGGTTGAATGGTGGTCCAGGTTGTTCCTCATTGACTGGTTTGTTCTTCGAATTGGGTCCAAgctcaattgataaaaactTGAAACCAGTGTACAATCCTCATTCATGGAACGCTAATGCCTCAGTTATCTTCTTAGACCAACCAATCAACGTTGGTTACTCATACTCTTCTCAATCTGTTTCTAACACCATTGCTGCTGGTAAAGATGTCTATGCCTTTTTACAATTATTCTTCAAGAACTTCCCAGAATATGCCAATTTAGATTTCCATATTGCTGGTGAATCCTATGCTGGGCATTATATTCCAGCCTTTGCCAGTGAAATTTTAACTCACCCCGAACGTAACTTCAACTTGACCTCAGTTTTGATTGGTAATGGATTAACTGATCCATTGGTCCAATACGAATACTATGAACCAATGGCCTGTGGTGAAGGTGGCGAACCAAGTGTTTTGGAACCAGAAGAATGTGACGGTATGCTTAACCTGTTACCAAGATGTCTTTCTTTGATTGAATCTTGTTACGAAAGTGGCTCAGTTTGGTCATGTGTTCCAGCCACCATCTACTGTAACAATGGTCAAATGGGACCATATCAAAAAACCGGTCGAAATGTGTATGACATTAGAACTATGTGTGAAGGTTCCAGTTTGTGTTACAGTCAATTGGAATACATTgatcaatatttgaatttgccAGAAGTGAAAAAAGCATTAGGTGCTGAAGTTGATGAATATCAATCATGTAATTTTGATATCAACAGAAACTTTATGTTTGCTGGTGACTGGATGAAACCTTACCAAAAGAATGTCATTGACTTGTTAGAGAAGGAATTGCCAGTTTTGATTTATGCTGGTGATAAAGATTTCATCTGTAACTGGTTAGGTAATCAAGCTTGGACTAACAGATTGGAATGGAGTGGATCTAAGGGATTCAGCAAAGCTCCTGTCAAGACTTGGAAAGTTGGAAAGAATGCTGCTGGTGAAGTTAAAAATTACAAACATTTTACATTTTTGAGAGTGTTTGGTGGTGGTCATATGGTTCCTTATGACCAACCAGAAAACGCTTTAGACATGGTCAATAGATGGATTAGTGGTGAttacaaatattaa
- a CDS encoding uncharacterized protein (Protein of unknown function; possible COPI-coated vesicle, Golgi apparatus, ribosome localization; rat catheter biofilm repressed), with product MTKPTKDNNDDVLDFINSLPDSKPGTPKPSKTSGSNTGGGNDSTENKEDLLDFLDELEQHEKTKKTKKPSKLAPKTASKPTSSDADDEPTTGTTTDKSDTTNEDIEPQQPQEKTEEESDNQDIPNPISSITSWWNSEGSNKVNSLWGKITDNAEKLSEQTYQLANDATNQLNTRARNLDTDQITGQLNNLFHNVSNTLKQGLIEEADEILNVSIINEINYDAINVNNLVLDNFLKVVNQVEGRIHVRLNEFNQGQEEQIKKNQEDQVEHHQEQSNIVITCNANQDEENKLVYFEITLKDITNGITITNKSQSLPLQWWKWIQGEKLEFDESIDPKEWVKTWVKNGLDLSVGISVQQYIINRMGV from the coding sequence ATGACGAAACCCACaaaagataataatgaCGATGTATTagattttatcaattcattaCCTGATTCTAAACCAGGTACTCCCAAACCATCCAAAACTTCTGGTTCAAATACAGGAGGAGGCAATGATTCGACTGAAAACAAGGAGgatttattagattttttGGATGAATTGGAACAACATGAAAAGACCAAAAAGACCAAAAAACCATCTAAATTAGCCCCTAAAACAGCAAGTAAACCAACAAGTAGTGATGCTGACGATGAACCAACCACAGGAACTACTACTGATAAGTCAGACACTACCAACGAAGATATTGAACCACAACAACCCCAAGAAAAAACTGAGGAAGAAAGTGATAATCAAGATATACCTAATCCAATTTCCTCAATTACCAGTTGGTGGAACCTGGAAGGGTCTAATAAAGTTAATTCACTTTGGGGAAAAATTACTGATAATGCTGAAAAATTATCTGAACAAACATATCAATTGGCCAATGATGCAactaatcaattaaatactCGAGCTAGAAACTTAGATACTGATCAAATCACAGgtcaattaaataatttgtttcacAATGTATCCAATACATTAAAGCAAGGGTTGATTGAAGAAGCTGACGAGATTTTAAATGTATCTATtatcaatgaaattaattatgATGCCATTAATGTGAATAACTTGGTATTAGATAATTTCTTAAAAGTAGTTAATCAAGTTGAAGGTAGAATTCACGTCAGACTAAATGAATTTAATCAAGGTCAAGAAGAACAGATCAAAAAGAACCAAGAGGATCAGGTTGAACATCATCAAgaacaatcaaatataGTTATTACTTGTAATGCCAACCAAGATGAAGAGAATAAACTTGTTTATTTCGAAATAACTTTGAAAGATATTACTAATGGTATTACTATCACTAACAAGAGTCAATCATTACCATTACAATGGTGGAAATGGATTCAAGGTGAGAAATTAGAATTTGACGAATCCATTGATCCTAAAGAATGGGTGAAAACTTGGGTCAAGAATGGATTGGATTTGAGTGTTGGAATACTGGTCCAACAGTACATTATTAACAGAATGGGTGTTTGA
- a CDS encoding uncharacterized protein (Ortholog(s) have role in mitochondrial respiratory chain complex assembly and mitochondrial intermembrane space, nucleus localization): protein MHPQLDKNRFNTCDKLMDALEECHRQEFLKQCLGMCNFEKEQLIQCLHYQRVEDSKLRILETREKRKNWELKKKQAEEEAYGKNGYLKKVLEAEAASKK, encoded by the coding sequence ATGCATCCACAGTTAGATAAAAATAGATTCAATACTTGTGATAAATTAATGGATGCCTTGGAAGAATGTCATCGACAAGAATTTCTCAAACAATGTTTAGGAATGtgtaattttgaaaaagaacaattgattcaatgtTTACATTATCAAAGAGTTGAAGATTCTAAATTGAGAATATTGGAAACTAGAGAAAAGAGGAAAAACTGGgagttgaagaagaaacaagcagaagaagaagcatATGGTAAGAATggatatttgaaaaaagtattAGAAGCAGAAGCTGCCTCGAAGAAATAA
- the PUP3 gene encoding proteasome core particle subunit beta 3 (Putative beta 3 subunit of the 20S proteasome; macrophage/pseudohyphal-repressed): MSDPFSINGGAAVAMIGKDCIAIASDLRLGQQSLGVSNNFEKIFSVGDKTFLGLTGLATDVISLKELFRFKTNLYKLREERNIEPSTLANLVSSSLYERRFGPWFVSPIVAGLSSKDNKPFICGFDSIGCIDFSHDFIVSGTASDQLYGMCESLYEPNLEPEDLFETISQALLNAVDRDALSGWGAVVYIVTKDKVIKRVLKTRQD, encoded by the coding sequence ATGTCGGatccattttcaattaacGGAGGTGCAGCAGTAGCTATGATTGGTAAAGACTGTATAGCAATAGCCAGTGATTTAAGATTAGGACAACAATCGCTTGGTGTGagtaataattttgaaaaaattttcagtGTTGGTGATAAAACCTTCTTAGGATTAACTGGATTAGCTACTGATGTGATTTCtttgaaagaattatttagatttaaaaccaatttatataaattacGAGAAGAACGTAATATTGAACCATCAACATTGGCAAATTTGGTTAGTTCATCATTATATGAAAGAAGATTTGGACCTTGGTTTGTTAGTCCCATTGTTGCTGGATTAAGTAGTAAAGATAATAAACCATTCATTTGTGGATTTGATTCGATTGGATGTATTGATTTTAGTCACGATTTCATTGTTAGTGGTACTGCTAGTGATCAATTATATGGGATGTGTGAAAGTTTATATGAACCAAACTTGGAACCAgaagatttatttgaaactaTCAGTCAAGCCTTGTTAAATGCTGTTGATAGAGATGCATTGAGTGGATGGGGTGCTGTTGTATACATAGTGACTAAAGATAAAGTGATTAAAAGGGTATTAAAAACTAGACAAGATTGA